The following nucleotide sequence is from Aspergillus nidulans FGSC A4 chromosome I.
ATCCTGGAATTTTCTTGGTCGGTTTGATATTGGATCTTCACAGATTCGACTAACTCACTGAGTATCCTTAGACGGCTCACAATAGCTGAACTGTTATTCTCACCGTTGCATTCGATTTTTTTGTTGCACGATGGCATCGATACGGACTTGATAAGTTCTTGGTCTTCGGGTCTAAGGTCATCAAAAGCGCGTTGCCACAGATCCGGTTTCGTAGGAGGGGCAGACCTTGGTTCAATTGAAGAGATATCCATCGATTGACCATGGCTTCTGGACTGGCCTTGTTGTTTCCTATTTTGTTTGTTAAGTGTGTGAATGCTAAGAGaggaaagggcagaaggaagctgtatcaactacacggacgtagcctactaaggatcggatgccatatgacgattgattctctatcttgttgacgatagatctCACCTCTTCTTGTGTAATCCTTGATTACTCAGTATATTGAGGGGTCAGGTCCTCTGGGGTTGGGCATCACTGCCAGGCTGCATATATCACGTggctcagcagccagcaacCTCACCCTGTGTACTGGTGCATAGGATGAGCTGTCACCTgacatttccatatcatTAAGCAACACAGCATCGTGTCGCTCGGCATTTAGCTTGCTCTGGGAGAATTGAGATTCACCACGGTAAGACTTGTTATCCATCTCACTGCACGTGTCTTAACATTCAGCGTCAAACTTCCCTTTATTCAATTTTGTGTGTGCCTCTTGACAGTGGATGTTCAGAGCTTCCAGACTCCGTGAAGAGAGTTGTCTGATATGATTGGGATCACCCACAGTGCTGTCATCTTGCTGCCACAACAGTTTGAATTTGCCCTTGACGTCCTTGAACTTGTCCTTGACACCGTGCTTAGAATTTTTGGCGCTCATCATCGGCTAGCTTAGAGTCGACAGTTAAATGACGTGAAGTGACTGCTTTActgatgctgaggctgtGGGTATTTTATTTTCCGCTGCTGAGTCTGCTCAGAACGGCTGAGGACCGGGGCATGCTTGGTGAATCCAACCCACACCTCTATTTTATTGTATTAAATACCATATTATAGTTGTGTAATTTATATGCATAAAATCAAAATATAGTATTTTACCTTTTTTATGTCCTGACTACTCAACAGGTTAACCCATAAGCCATGGGTAATCAAAAGCGCGCCATGTTGTGGCGGGTTTTATGGGTCATGTTTAGGAAGTCTATAACAATAAGAATCTTTATAGCAGAATAACAGGGCTTAAAGGCTGTTACCACTTAGGAAAAGCCTACAAGCAAGCCATATGCTGCCGGTAGGCCTAACATTTTAACTTACCTGCTTTAATAcaattagacttgttaagCTGTGAGTCAAGGCAGGTTCTGGGGTGGTTGCCCGAGAAATACGTTCACTATGTTAGCCGTAGAAACTGGGTCCGCAGGATTTCCAGGTCAGATACCTGCAGTGCATTGGTGCGGGAATGTATAGGGTGCACAGACTACGGGGAAATGACCAGTCAGTTCAAGGTGCTCTGTAGCATTAGAGCAGAACAAAAAGAACCACCAAATAATTCAAGCATTTCTTTTGTACCAACGTAACCTCTAAGGTGATATATACGGCCCAAGCCAGTATTTAAAGTGCTATTGAGCCTCCATATCTACCGCCTGCTTCATGTCTCGCAgtcgccgccgtcgccgaaCGAGCCAGTACCACGAGCCCACTGTGAAAGCGGTAAGAGGCACAGCAAGGATGAAAAAGATCCAGAAGTCGTGTGATACTTCGAGGTTTCCCTCGGAGCCGTAGTCGAAGAGGTTCATGCCGAGGAGGGTCTGTAGGTAATACAGGGTCAGCCAGGGAAGCGCCTCATCGAAATGGCTGAATCAATACGGCTTACAGAAACAAAGCTAGCAGGCAGATATATCAAGGTGACGAGGGTAACGATTCGAACAGTGGCGTTCTCATCGAGAGACTTGTTGGTCAGTTTGACGAGTTTGTTGTTGAGGTCGAGCattttgttgttgatgtcgaTGGTCACGGCCTGATTCTCGACTGTTACGGCGACGGCCAGCTACTCAGGTCCTGGTTAGTTTTGAAGTAACTAAGGGATTGCCTGCAGGTGACTCACTAGATCCGATATTCCTCGGACCTTGCGTTCCAGCACTTGCACGCTCTCGATGTGTCCTTCCAGTTCCGTGATATGGCGCGCAACCTCACCACTCATGTATCCGCCTTGCTGATCCCTGGACACGCCCTTAGAATGCGAGAGCGAACTAATCTGTTCAAGGTGACGCAATGTGCATAACGCAGCGCGTAGCCGAGCAGATAAGGGGACGAGCCTATCGCCCAGGTACTCCTgtttgagaagctggacgagcCCATCCTTGTGGTCGCGGGCTTTAGGCTTGGAGAAATCTAGCGTAAGTGCTATATCAACCTGGCAGCAACCCAATGTTAGCTTAGTTTCAATACTACAAAAGCTTTCGTATGTAGAACTCACCGTCCGTTCAATCTCATCCCCGAGATTCCGGATGCACCAACGCCAGCCACTTAGGTAGGTAGAAAAAACAAGCAAATGCATCGACGACCTCTCCGCAAGAAGCGCGCTTGGATTAGTAGATAGTATGTGTTCTatctgccgctgcagcttcgATTGAGGGCACACATGGAGCAGGATCCAGAGGTTCCCTGCACCCGAGGGATTATAGCGATGGAAGACGCAGACCTGCCGTATCCTCCACGACGCCGCGCCCCTCGTGCTGTCATTCTCTGCGTATGTAAAGAGGTACTGGATATCTGCCAACCAGATGTCAGTGGAGATTCATAATTAAACACCCAGGTTATGTTGAAGTATAGTACCGTAAGCGCCATCATCCCTCTGCTTAAAACTCATAGCTCCATGTCCCGCATCCGAAGTCCGTGGCTTGTCGCCGAACGAAACGACTAGATCGAAAAATGAGGCATCAATATCATAGTGGGTCATTAGCTTGCACATGGCCTGTTCGGTAATACCCAGTGGTCGCAGGGAGTTTTGGCAGCTTATTGACCTGGGTGTTGTCAGAATCTTAAAACGAGTAATCTAAATCGGTGTCCAGCCACATACACTATACGGGTTTCTGGCTTCGCTGCGTTTGCGATATGCGACTCGAATATGTCGCTGTTAGTAAATGAATATGCTGCATGTTGCGGGGTCGTCTCGAAAACGTAGATATTGGACTTTTCAGGATGGGAGGCAAACGTATCATAGCGTAGGTAAGGTCGAAGGGACCGGTAGTAGCCGGATTCAAGGTCGGACATGCTTGGCCTCGAGATTATTTTGATTTCCTGATAAGGGCGTGAACAATAAGAGTGATTGTACGGTCGAGTTCGATAGGAATAGACGCTGTAGGAATAACAGAGATAAATATTCTTTATCGCCTTCTAGAATTATTGTCGAAGACTTCCAGAATCAAAGCAATTCCTTCGTTACAGACAGTTGTTGTCAAGGCAGCTTACAAGGCAGCTTACAAGGCAGTAtggaggcggcgaggagaagctcTGCGCAAAGAAAGGTCTACGGTAGAGGCGCAGTGCCAGAACGGCAGGGCACTTGGCAAAGCTATAGTCGCTGTCGAAAAGAAATCCCCAACGGGAATTCACGTAAAAAGTCATCTGATATATGTAGACCACACTATGGAACCAGCCATCGTCGTCCAATTTTCTACCTGTCCCTCCACATCCATCTAATCGCGCAG
It contains:
- a CDS encoding uncharacterized protein (transcript_id=CADANIAT00006501); the encoded protein is MSHTVQNIISEDETSYIRQEKLEDRLYVLFGYPIKVQHINGRYVFEAPRKVDMVSYRPHGILLWYRLADPWCPAPGIQDEIAVYSYRTRPYNHSYCSRPYQEIKIISRPSMSDLESGYYRSLRPYLRYDTFASHPEKSNIYVFETTPQHAAYSFTNSDIFESHIANAAKPETRIVSISCQNSLRPLGITEQAMCKLMTHYDIDASFFDLVVSFGDKPRTSDAGHGAMSFKQRDDGAYDIQYLFTYAENDSTRGAASWRIRQVCVFHRYNPSGAGNLWILLHVCPQSKLQRQIEHILSTNPSALLAERSSMHLLVFSTYLSGWRWCIRNLGDEIERTVDIALTLDFSKPKARDHKDGLVQLLKQEYLGDRLVPLSARLRAALCTLRHLEQISSLSHSKGVSRDQQGGYMSGEVARHITELEGHIESVQVLERKVRGISDLLAVAVTVENQAVTIDINNKMLDLNNKLVKLTNKSLDENATVRIVTLVTLIYLPASFVSTLLGMNLFDYGSEGNLEVSHDFWIFFILAVPLTAFTVGSWYWLVRRRRRLRDMKQAVDMEAQ